The sequence CTCAGCGCGGGTCTTCCGCCGGCTGCATCCGCTCGAGGTAGCGCTCCATCCCCTCACGATGGCCGCGCTTGTCGGATACTTCTTCTTCGAGGTACGCTCGGCGTACATCAACGTCTGGACTTTCGATTTCCTGCCGCCGCTTCTCTCGGTGCCGGCGCTGCTTGTCCTCCCGGCGCTCGCTGTCGGCGTGGTCGTTGCGCGCCGGATCGGCCCTCAGCTCGTGCTTCTCCCCGCAATCGCCTCGATCGCTTGGAGCCTCCCGGTTGTCTATGACCAGTCGCTCTCGCCGACCTCGACGAACTATTTCTACGGCATCAGCGGCGGACCCGAGATTGGGGCGCTTGCAGCGTCGATCCTGCGGCCGGACGAGTTCTACCTCGCTTGGAAAGATGTCGCCTACTATCTTCCCAACAAGAACTATGTCGACCAGGACTCGCTGTGGCATCTGCTGAATGTCGACAAGGGACGGTTCACCGGCGACTGGTTCGGGCGTCCGATCCGCGTCATCATCATCTTCGGCCGCGACCCGTTTCTGCGTCAGCAGTTCTATGCTGAGTTTGAGCCTCTCTATGAAGTGCGCGAGGTGATCGGCGACTTCGCCCTGCTCACGCGCAAGCCGGGGCGCTAGCGATGCTTGATGTCGCCTTGCTGGGCACGGGCGGCATGATGCCCTTACCTGGCCGTTGGCTTGCGAGCGCAATGGTGCGCGCTGAAGGGCGGGTCGTGTTGATCGACTGCGGCGAGGGCACGCAGATCGCGGCGCGGCAGCACGGCTTCAGCTTCCGAGATATCGAGGCGATCCTGATCACACACTACCACGCCGATCACACCGGCGGCATCGCCGGCGTCCTGCTGTCGATGGAGCTGGCCGATCGCCGCGAACCGGTGCTGATTGCCGGCCCCCCCGGGCTGCGCCGCCTGCTTGAGGCGGTGACCGTCTTCAGCGGGCGGCTGCCGTTCGAGGTGCACTCGCTCGAGCTGCAGGAAGGCGCCTCCTTTGATGTCGGGCCGTTGCGCATCTCCTGCCAGCTCGGTGACCATTGGGCGCCCTGTTTCGCCTATCGGCTCGACCTTCCCCGCGCGCCCCGCTTTCTCCCCGAGCGGGCGCGCGAACTGGGGATCCCAGTCGAGCAGTGGAAAGTGCTGCAGGGAGGCGAGGCGATTCAGCTCGGCAGCCGCGTCATCGCGCCCGAAGACGTGCTCGGCCCGCCTCGCCGCGGCCTGAGCGTGGCGTATGTCACCGACACCCGGCCGACCGAGCGGCTGCCGACGTTTCTGCGCGAGGTCGATCTGCTGATCTGCGAGGCGACGTTCGCAGACCCAGCGCAAGCCGACCGCGCGGTCGAACGGAAGCACATGCTCTTTCGCGAAGCAGGCGCGCTCGCCGCCGCCGCGGGCGCGCGTCGCCTCTGGCTGACCCACTTCAGCCCGGCGCTGACCGACCCCGAGCGCTGGATCGACGAAGCGCGCCGCGAGTTCGAACACGTGACGGTCGGCTACGACGGGCTGCGCACGACGCTCGCCTTCGATTGAGGCTAGGAGCGCCTCAGCGCAGAGCAGCGGGACGGCGAAGAGTGTCCCTGCTCGGCTCGTTGCTGGTCTGCCGCGCTATCTGCGGCGCTCGGCAAGCGCATCGCTGCGGAAGATCGCTCTCCCGCGAAGGGCAGTCATCGGTCCTGGGCCGGAGAGCCTCTCTGGGCGGAGAACGTCGTCGCCTCGGCCGGGCAGGACGAGGCCGCTCCTGTCGAGACGGGGGCCGCTCCCGCGCCACCCGACTGGCGCGCTCGACCCGCGCCGCAGGAGGGGGCTCTTTGCCGCACTGCCCGGCGGTCGGTGCCGCAGGAGCGGGCCCGCGCTGCTCTCCGGAGCAGCAAGCGAGGCGGTTAGCCGTCTGGCCGCTCGCCCCGCTCGTCGAACACTTCGCTGACCGGGGTGAGGATCCGCTCCTCGGCGGCGGTCAGGACGTTGGTCTCTTCCTGCGCCCGTTTGAACTCTGGGGTTTGGCTGAACGCGTGCATCTCCTCCGCGGAGCGCCACCACGTCGTGTAGTAGAAGACACGGGGGTTCTCGAGGCTGCGGCACATCGAGCGCTTGATGAAGCCAGGGGCTTTACGCTGCAGTTCCCCCTCGCGCCGCTTCCATTCGAGAAAGTCTTCCTCTCTGCCGGGCTTGATGATGAATTGGACGTGCAGGCCGTGCATCGGTCTCCTCAGCGCGTCATTCAGGGCGATTATAGGCAGTGAAAAATCTTCGAGGCGACAACGATGGCGCGTAAACTGATTGCGGTAGCATGCCAAGGAGGAGACGGTGCCGTCGTTGAACGAATATCAGCGCTACCTCCTCGAGGAATTTGCCGAGGAGTATCTCCAGGGCCGACTCGACCGTCGGGAGCTTCTGCGCCGAGCGGTGCTCGTGACAGGGAGCGTGGCGAGCGCGGCGGCGGCGCTCTCCATGCTTGGCTGCTCGCCCGCGAACGCGCCAGCAGCAGGAGCGGGCCCCTCGCTCGCGGCGACCCCAAGCCCGGTGCCGGCGCAAGCGACCCGTCCCCCGGCAGCCACCGCCACGCCTGTCGTCGGTCCAGACGCGACGGTCACCCCCACCGACCCCGCGGTGCAAGCCCGCGAAGTGACCTATCCCGGTCCGGCCGGTCCCCTCATCGGCTATCTTGCTCGCCCCACTCAGCCGGGAACATATCCCGGCGTCATCGTCATTCATGAAAACCAAGGGCTGACGGCGCATATCGAGGAGGTAACGCGCCGAATCGCAAAAGTCGGCTTCATCGCGCTCGCGCCGGACCTCGTTTCGCGAGCGGGGGGCACCAAGACGGTCGCCGACCCTGCCCGCATTGCCGCCGCCCTCAGCCAAACGCCGGCCGACGACCTGACGGCCGACTTGCTGGCGAGTCTTGCCTTTCTCAAGCAGCAGCCGGGCGTGCAGCCGGCCAAGTTTGGCGTCTTTGGGTTCTGTTTCGGCGGCGGCTATACCTACCGGCTCGCGCTCGCCTCGTCCGAGATCGCGGCAGCGACGCCATGGTACGGCCCTGCGCCGCCGCTGGATCAAGTGCCAAACCTCCGCGGCGCGATTTGGGCGGTCTACGCCGGCAACGACGCTCGGATCAACGCGAGCTTGCCCGATCTCGAAGCGGCGATGCGGGCGAGCAACAAGCGGTTCAGCTATGAGATCTACCCCAACACGGCCCATGCGTTCCATCGGACGACCGACAATCCTGTGCACATGGAGGCGGCGAAGGACGCGTGGCAGAAGATGGTTGACTTCCTGACCCGCGAACTGAAGTCGTAGCCGTTGTCTCCCCGCAAGGGCCGCTCGTTCTGCGCGCCTCGGCCGTGCGGCAGACAGGCGGACCGCCTCTGTCGTCGCGGGCGCGCGCTCGAGCGGCCTAGCGCAAGAGCGGCTGGACGTTGCGGCTGTAGCCCGTGGTATCGGGCGGACCGTCTTGCGGGAGCGAGCGGAAATACTCGATGTACGGCCGGTCGTCAGTGATGATCGGGCCGGGTCCGATCCGCGCGCGCACCTCGTCTGCCGAAGCGTTGAACCGGCTGAGGAAGTCGTTGGGACTGGCGATGCCTGCTTCGCGCAGCACAGCGGCAAGCTTCGGGTCGGCGAACCGCGCTTGGAGCCGCGCTCGCTCGATCGTGATCGGCGCGTTCGAGCCGATGATCAGGTCTCCGCTTTGCCAGAGCGTGGCGTACGGAAAAGCGGCGAGGAATGTCCGCAGGATCATCCGATACTGATAGTCTGAGAAAGGCGGGATCCACTGGGCCATGACGCCGTTCTCAGTCAGTCGGCTGGCGACGAGGCGGTAATACTCGACAGAGTAGAGGGTGGCTGACCCGGCGTCGTTTGGGCGGATGGCGTCGCCCGAGACCACATCGTAGCGCTGGGTGGTGAGGAGCAGGTAGTTGCGGGCGTCGGCTTGGCGGATGGTGACATTCGGCAGCCGGAAGAACGCGTAGTTGACATGTTCGAAGAACCGGACGGCCTCGATAACGGCGTCGGACAGTTCGACGGCATCGACCTGAACACCGGGATACTGGGCGATCGCCCCTGCTGTCGCGCCGCCGCCGAGGCCGACGATCAGCGCGCGCTTGGGATCGGGGTGGACGAGCATCGGCATATGGCCGAGCAGACGGTGAAATTCCACCAACGCCGGCTCATCACGCGCTTGGCCGCGGCTGTTCGTGTACAGCGTGACGTACTTATCGGCGGGATTGCGAACGACAGTAACGGAGTTCTCGACCCCCTCGCGGTACCACAGGATCTCTTGGTGGGGGAATTTGGTTGCGAGCACGTTCTCGTACAGGTCCGGCGTTGTCTGCACCGCCCCCCAGAAGATGAACCCGCCGAGCGCAGTCAGGCCGACCTTCCAGCCCCAGTGGGTGCTGCGGCGGGGCGCAAGCCAGAGGACGAGGGCTCCCGCGAGAAGCGACCCCGTCGAGAGGAGGAACAGACTGCGTTGGCTGGAGAGGATGGGGATGAGGACAAAGCCGGCGACCGCCGAGCCGAGGATCGAGCCGACCAAGTTTGCGGCGTACAGCGTCCCGACGCGCCGTCCGGCGTCCTCGCGGTCTCCGACATAGAGCGTCGCCGCCACCGCGAAGGTCATTCCGGAGAAGAACATCGCCGGCGCGATCGCGGCGACTGCCGCGAAGATCGAGCGATAGTCTTCGTACTGAGTGATGAATTGCAGCCACTCCCACCCCTGTAGGGTCTGGATCGCGGCCTCGAGGTTGCCCAGCACGCGCACCGAGAGAAGAGCGCAGAGGCCGATTGCAAACTGGAGCAGCGCGAAGATGATCCACCAGTTGATGAAGCGCCCGAATGCGCCGAGCACCGGTCCCAGGACGTAGCTGCCGACCGCGATGCCGAAGAGGACCGCTGCCAGCATGATGGTGAACGAGTAGGTGATGTTCTCGAAGAAGATGCCGAGCAGCCGGAACCAGATCACCTCATAGCCGAGAGCGAAGAACCCCGAAAGCCCGAAGGCGAGAAAGACCGCCGACTGGCTCAGCCCGGTCGTTCGGGTTGAGGTGAGCATGTTGACGATCGCGGCAAGGAGGAGAGAAGCAAAGCCGATGGCGATGTTGATGACCGCGGCGGTCTGAATGCTCCCCTGCACCCCCGAATTCGCAATCAGGACAAACCCCGCGGCGACTGCGCCGAAGATCGCGCCGGCGGTGTTGATCGCATAGAGGAGGCTGACGCTGCAGCCGAGCGAGCTGCCGTTCAGGATGGTCGACCGGAGGATGACGGGGAGCGTCGCGCCCATCAGGGTCGTGGGAATGAGCAGGATGCCGAAGGCGAGGAGCAGCCGGATGAAGTCGGGGAGCAGGGCTGCGGTCAGGCTGAGCGGGCCGAGGGTGCCGAGCGTTGCCGCGACGCCTTCGCTCCACCGGTAGATCGCGGGATAAGCATCGCGGAGGAGGCCGAATGCCCACGGCGTGGCGAGGCCGGTGATGCCGATGCCGAACTCGATGAACGCGTAGGCGACGAGGGGGTTCTTGATCCGGTCGGAGAAGCGGCCGGCGAGATAGCTCCCAACGGCGAGGCCGAGCATGAAGCCGGCGAGCACGGCGCTGACGGCTTGAACCGTCACCCCGAAGATGAGGCTGAGAATGCGCACCCAAGCAACTTGATAAATCAGCCCGCTCGCGCCTGAGGCGAAGAAGAACAGGGCGATAACAAGAATGAACAGCAGCGCTCCACCCTGGGTGAGCGCGACGCTGCCGAGGCGGGAGACGGAAGGCAGACGAAGCGCCCGTACCGCAGCGCGTTCGGCATGTAGCGCCACTCTGTCTCCCCTCCGTGAGGTCGGCCGGTCCGACGATCCGCGGGGCATCATAGCAACGCGAACGCCAAAGATCATCCATGGGCGCTCCCGCAGATCGGCTACGATGGCACTATTCCATGTCCGAGGAGGGGATGTGGCAGGAGCGCCACCAATCCTGTATTGGGAAGATCTGACGATCGGCGACGAATTCTGGTCGCCGGCGCGCACGCTGACCGAGGCCGATCTCGTCTGGTTCTGCAGTTGGACGGGCGATTGGCTGCCGATCCACTCAGATGAAGAGTTCGCCAAGCAGTCTGAATTTGGGCGGCGGATCTTTCATGGGCAGGCCGGCTACGCTGTCGCGACGGGGCTCGTCTCCCGCTCGGGCCTTCACAATGGCGCGATTGTGGTCCTCGAGGTGACGCTTCGCTATAAGAAGCCGCTCTTTGTCGGCGACACGATCCGGGTGCGGAGCATCGTTCAGAACAAGCGCGAGACGAAGAAGCCCGACCGTGGCATCGTCTGGTATGACGTGGCGATCATCAACCAGCATAACGACGTCGTGACCGAAGGACCGTGGACTTTCCTCGTTCGCCGACGGCCAGCCTCGTGAGGGGAGGGCGATGCTCGACCATGTCGGCATGAATCCGGGGTTTTCGCACTACACCCTCGCGCCTGAAATCCAGTCGCTTGGGTTCGACTCGATTTGGGTGAGCGAACACATCGTCTTTCATGGTCCGGTGCTGGAAGCGATGACCGTGCTGAGCTACTACGCTGCGGCGGCGCCGCGCCTCCAGCTCGGCACGGCGGTCTATCTGATGCCGCTGCGCCACGCCACCATCACTGCGAAAACGGCCGCAACCCTCGACTATATCTCTGGCGGCCGGCTCATCCTCGGGATTGGGGTAGGCGGGGAATACCCGAAAGAGTTCGAGGCGTGCGGGGTGCCGGTCAAGCAGCGCGGCGGCCGCACTGATGAGGCGATCGTTGTTGCCAAGAAGCTCTGGTCGGGCGAGCGGGTCACCTTCGAGGGAAAATACTTCCAGCTGAACGATGTCCGGCTGCAGCCGCTGCCGGTCCAGCCTGGGGGGCCGCCGATTTGGGTAGCGGGGCGCTCCGACGCCGCCATCCGGCGCGCGGCGCTGCTCGGCGATGGCTATCTGCCCTATCTCTTTACTCCCGAGCGCTATCGGACGAGCCTGCAGAAGGTGCGGGAGACTGCAGCCCAGGCCGGGCGGGAGCCGGAGGCGATTGCGGCGGCGCACTATCTGCAGTACTACATCGCCAATAGCAAAGAAGAAGCGCGCCGTGCCGCCGCCGACTTCATGACGGACAACTACAAGCAGGACTTTCATCCGCTGGTCGACCGCTTTCTCGCTCTCGGCACGCCGGCCGATTGCGCTGAGTTCATCCAGCGGTTTGTCGATGCGGGGGCGCGCAAGCTGATCCTAATCCCGGCGAGCTACCCGCAGGGGGTGCCGGACCAAGTGCGGCGCGCCGGCGAGGAACTGCTGCCCCTTCTGCGGCCGGGTGCGCGCCGCGGCTGAAGCGCCTCGCCCAGCCGGTCGAGGTGGACCGCTGTGACGCGGCAGGCGGCTTCCTCCTCGGGCGAGGGCCACCAGCGGTAGCGCGCAAGGGAGATTACGCCGTCTGCGTCGGGCACAACCCCTTCTTCGAGCAGGAGGTGCCGCTGATACTCCGGCGGATGGTCGAAGCAGCGCGTGCTGATCCGCCCTTCGCGGTTGATGACGCGCCACCACGGCACGGCGGTCGGGTCGGGCAGATAGTGCAGCGCCGTGCCGACGGCGCGCGCTGCCCGCGGCAGCCCGAGCGACGCGGCGACTTGCCCATACGTCATGACCCGGCCCGGCGGAATGCGCGAGACGAGGGCGTAGACCGCATCGCGGAAGTTCATCGCTCGACCGTCACCCCCTCGCGGGCAATAGCGAGCGGCAGCACTCGCCCCGGCAGCTCACTGCCGGCCGCAGCCGCCATCGCGGCGGCAACCTCCTCATCCCGCTCGTCGACGAGGGCGAGGATGCTCGGTCCCGCACCAGAGAGGGCGACCAAACGCGCCCCCGCCTCCCGCGCTGCGGCGAGCACCCGGGGAAGCGCGGGGATCAAGGCGGCGCGGGCGTCCTGATGCAGCCGGTCTTCGCACGCGATCGGCAGCAGATCGCGACGGTCGGCCCAGAGCGCCGCGACGAGAAGCGCCGTTCTGCCGAGATTGAACACGGCATCGGCGCGCGAAACGGTCTCGGGCAGCACTCCTCGTGCCTTCGCTGTCGGCAGCCGCCGCGTCGGTACATACACAAGCGCCCGCAGCCCCGCTGGAAAGGGGATGGGCGCCACCTGGACGCCGTTGGCGACGACGGCGACTGTGCAGCCGCCGTAGACGGCGGGGGCGACATTGTCGGGATGGCCTTCGATCTCGGCCGCTTTGGTCACCAGTTCCTCGCGCGACAGCCGAAGGCCGGCGAGGGTCGCACCCGCGAGCAGCCCGCCGACGATCGCCGTACTGCTGCTGCCCAGCCCGCGCGAGAGCGGGATCGCGTTGCGCAGTTCGAGAGCGAAGGCCGGCGCAGCCCGGCCGGAGAGCTGGTAGCCGATCGTCGCGCAGCGGTAAGCGAGGTTCGAGGGGTCGCGTCGCAGGTCGTGTTCGCCTTCGCCGGTAATGCTGATGTGAGGAATGGAAGCGGCCGAGATGCGGATCTCGTTATAGAGCGCGAGCGCAAGCCCCAGGCAGTCGAAGCCGGGACCGAGATTAGCGCTGCTGGCCGGCACACGAACCGTGAGGGTCATTTCCCCCGCGCCTTGGCGATCCGCGCCCGGACGTCGCGGATCTGCTGCTGAAGCTCCGTGACGAGGCGGACGCGATGCTGCTCCTCGAGCGACTCGTAGTCTGCGAGCAGTTCGGCGAGCTCCTCCCGCACGCGCTGGATCGCCGCCGCCTGCTCAGTGACCCGCTCGGCGAGAGCGGCTCGGCGGTCGTCCACCTGCTTGGCGAGCCGATAGGTTTCATCGATCTGATTTTTCTGCTCTGTCGTTCGAACGTCGAGGTCGTGCGTCAGCTTTTCGACCCGCGCGAGCGCCACCCGGACAAGACTGACTTGCTGTTCGAGGGCGCGGCGAGCGTCCTCCTCGGCGAGAAATGCCGCGAGGCGATCTTCAGCGTGGTGCAGGCGGTCAGAAAGGATCCGAAGCTGGTCAGCCAGCGCTTCGTGGTGACGGGAGAGGGCGTCGATCTGAAGCTGCAGGTCGCTGAAGCGGTCGTCAACCCGTTTCTCACGCTCCGCGCTGATCTGGATCTTCTGGGCAAGCTGCGCCAGTTCTGCGCGGAGGGCGTCGTTGGCGCTGTGGGCGGATTGGATCGACTCGATGATGCGCTGCTGCGACTCGCTCAGGTTTTGGATCTTGCCGGTGAGGGGGTCGACGTCGCTCCGAAGCGCCTCAATCCGGCGCCACGCTTCGGAGAGAATGCCGCGCAGCCGCTCGACCTCCCCTTGGTCGGCCTTACGGGCGCGGTCGGTGGACGCAGTGAGGTCGGCAAGGGAGTCGCGGCAGTGGGCGAGCGCGCCTTGGACGCTTTTCAACGTTTCGTCGAGGGTGGCGATGTGCCCGGTCTGAGAGCGCAGAGCGGCGAGGGAGTCCTGCATCACGCGCAGTTGGTCGGCGAAGTCGCGCATCAGGCCGATGAGCTGGTCGTATTGGCCGCTCAGCCGGTTGAGCCCTGCTTTTGCTTGCCGCGCTTCATCTTCCAGCCAGGCGATCGTTCCATTCAAGCGACTCCACTCGAGCGGCTGCACCTCACTCCTCCACGCGCAGAAAGCTGGCGACCGTTGCGACGACGGGAAGGCGGGCGATGGCAGCGACCGTCTGCTGCATTGCCGATTCGCTGGCGCGATGGGTCATCACGACAAGTTCGGCGGTACCTGCATCGGCGTCGGCGGCGACTTGGATGACAGAGGCGATGCTGATAGCGTGGTCGCCGAACTCGCGCGCGATCTGGGCGAGAACACCCGCCCGGTCGGCGACGATGAGCCGCAGGTAGAACCGGGAGCTGACATGGTCCATCGGGATGACGACAACGGGGCGGCGCGGCGGCTCTGTTGAGGCGGGCGAGACGCCGCGCACGAGATTTTGGACGAGATCGACCACATCCGCGACCACCGCGCTCGTCGTCGGCTCCGCGCCTGCGCCGCGCCCGTACAACATCAGCCGTCCGACGAGGTCTCCTTCGACCTCGATGCCGTTGAACACGCCGTCGACTTTGGCGAGCAGCTGGTCGCGCGGGATGAGGGTCGGGTGTACCCGCACCTCGATGCCGCGCGCGGTGTTCCGCCCAATCGCCAGCAGCTTAATCGCGTACCCGAGGTCGGCGGCATATTTGAAATCTCGCGCCGAGAGGCGGCGGATCCCTTCGCGAAAGACCTGATGGGGCCGAATGTCGGCATGGAAGCCGAGCGAGCTGAGAATGGCGAGCTTATAGGCCGCGTCATGGCCGTCGATATCGGCGGCGGGGTCAGGTTCGGCGTAGCCGAGCGCCTGCGCCTCAGCGAGCGCCGTCTCGAAGTCGCTTCCGTCGACTGCCATCTTGGTCAGGATGTAGTTGGTCGTCCCGTTGATAATGGCCCGGATCTCGCGGATCTCGTTCGCGCTCAGGTCGTGCTGGAAGACCGCGATGATCGGAATGCCGCCGCCGACGCTCGCCTCGTATTTCACTGCAACTCCCTGGGCGGCGGCGGCGCGCAGCAGTTCTGGGCCGTGCTTGGCGATCACCTCTTTGTTCGCGGTGACGACATGCTTGCCGTTGGCGATTGCGCGTTCGAGGAAGCGGAGGGCCGGGTCTTCGCCGCCGATCACCTCGACCACAATGTCGACTTCGGGATCGTCGAGGACGTCGGCAGGGTTCGTGGTGAGGAGTGCGGGATCGAGGCGCACCGGCCGCGGCTTTGCGGGGTCGCGCACGAGCACGCGACGGATGATCAGCGAAGCGCCGAGGTGGCTGAACAGCGCTTCGCCTTTTGTCGGCAAGATACGCGCGACGCCGCTGCCAACGGTGCCGAGCCCGAGCAGCCCAATCCCAAGTTGCTTCCGCACGCCCACGGATCCTCCTGCGGGGCGCTTACGTGAGCG comes from Dehalococcoidia bacterium and encodes:
- a CDS encoding ribonuclease Z, with the protein product MLDVALLGTGGMMPLPGRWLASAMVRAEGRVVLIDCGEGTQIAARQHGFSFRDIEAILITHYHADHTGGIAGVLLSMELADRREPVLIAGPPGLRRLLEAVTVFSGRLPFEVHSLELQEGASFDVGPLRISCQLGDHWAPCFAYRLDLPRAPRFLPERARELGIPVEQWKVLQGGEAIQLGSRVIAPEDVLGPPRRGLSVAYVTDTRPTERLPTFLREVDLLICEATFADPAQADRAVERKHMLFREAGALAAAAGARRLWLTHFSPALTDPERWIDEARREFEHVTVGYDGLRTTLAFD
- a CDS encoding antibiotic biosynthesis monooxygenase, giving the protein MHGLHVQFIIKPGREEDFLEWKRREGELQRKAPGFIKRSMCRSLENPRVFYYTTWWRSAEEMHAFSQTPEFKRAQEETNVLTAAEERILTPVSEVFDERGERPDG
- a CDS encoding dienelactone hydrolase family protein, whose product is MPSLNEYQRYLLEEFAEEYLQGRLDRRELLRRAVLVTGSVASAAAALSMLGCSPANAPAAGAGPSLAATPSPVPAQATRPPAATATPVVGPDATVTPTDPAVQAREVTYPGPAGPLIGYLARPTQPGTYPGVIVIHENQGLTAHIEEVTRRIAKVGFIALAPDLVSRAGGTKTVADPARIAAALSQTPADDLTADLLASLAFLKQQPGVQPAKFGVFGFCFGGGYTYRLALASSEIAAATPWYGPAPPLDQVPNLRGAIWAVYAGNDARINASLPDLEAAMRASNKRFSYEIYPNTAHAFHRTTDNPVHMEAAKDAWQKMVDFLTRELKS
- a CDS encoding fused MFS/spermidine synthase gives rise to the protein MALHAERAAVRALRLPSVSRLGSVALTQGGALLFILVIALFFFASGASGLIYQVAWVRILSLIFGVTVQAVSAVLAGFMLGLAVGSYLAGRFSDRIKNPLVAYAFIEFGIGITGLATPWAFGLLRDAYPAIYRWSEGVAATLGTLGPLSLTAALLPDFIRLLLAFGILLIPTTLMGATLPVILRSTILNGSSLGCSVSLLYAINTAGAIFGAVAAGFVLIANSGVQGSIQTAAVINIAIGFASLLLAAIVNMLTSTRTTGLSQSAVFLAFGLSGFFALGYEVIWFRLLGIFFENITYSFTIMLAAVLFGIAVGSYVLGPVLGAFGRFINWWIIFALLQFAIGLCALLSVRVLGNLEAAIQTLQGWEWLQFITQYEDYRSIFAAVAAIAPAMFFSGMTFAVAATLYVGDREDAGRRVGTLYAANLVGSILGSAVAGFVLIPILSSQRSLFLLSTGSLLAGALVLWLAPRRSTHWGWKVGLTALGGFIFWGAVQTTPDLYENVLATKFPHQEILWYREGVENSVTVVRNPADKYVTLYTNSRGQARDEPALVEFHRLLGHMPMLVHPDPKRALIVGLGGGATAGAIAQYPGVQVDAVELSDAVIEAVRFFEHVNYAFFRLPNVTIRQADARNYLLLTTQRYDVVSGDAIRPNDAGSATLYSVEYYRLVASRLTENGVMAQWIPPFSDYQYRMILRTFLAAFPYATLWQSGDLIIGSNAPITIERARLQARFADPKLAAVLREAGIASPNDFLSRFNASADEVRARIGPGPIITDDRPYIEYFRSLPQDGPPDTTGYSRNVQPLLR
- a CDS encoding MaoC/PaaZ C-terminal domain-containing protein, which codes for MAGAPPILYWEDLTIGDEFWSPARTLTEADLVWFCSWTGDWLPIHSDEEFAKQSEFGRRIFHGQAGYAVATGLVSRSGLHNGAIVVLEVTLRYKKPLFVGDTIRVRSIVQNKRETKKPDRGIVWYDVAIINQHNDVVTEGPWTFLVRRRPAS
- a CDS encoding LLM class flavin-dependent oxidoreductase, which translates into the protein MLDHVGMNPGFSHYTLAPEIQSLGFDSIWVSEHIVFHGPVLEAMTVLSYYAAAAPRLQLGTAVYLMPLRHATITAKTAATLDYISGGRLILGIGVGGEYPKEFEACGVPVKQRGGRTDEAIVVAKKLWSGERVTFEGKYFQLNDVRLQPLPVQPGGPPIWVAGRSDAAIRRAALLGDGYLPYLFTPERYRTSLQKVRETAAQAGREPEAIAAAHYLQYYIANSKEEARRAAADFMTDNYKQDFHPLVDRFLALGTPADCAEFIQRFVDAGARKLILIPASYPQGVPDQVRRAGEELLPLLRPGARRG
- the thrB gene encoding homoserine kinase, which codes for MTLTVRVPASSANLGPGFDCLGLALALYNEIRISAASIPHISITGEGEHDLRRDPSNLAYRCATIGYQLSGRAAPAFALELRNAIPLSRGLGSSSTAIVGGLLAGATLAGLRLSREELVTKAAEIEGHPDNVAPAVYGGCTVAVVANGVQVAPIPFPAGLRALVYVPTRRLPTAKARGVLPETVSRADAVFNLGRTALLVAALWADRRDLLPIACEDRLHQDARAALIPALPRVLAAAREAGARLVALSGAGPSILALVDERDEEVAAAMAAAAGSELPGRVLPLAIAREGVTVER
- a CDS encoding homoserine dehydrogenase; amino-acid sequence: MGVRKQLGIGLLGLGTVGSGVARILPTKGEALFSHLGASLIIRRVLVRDPAKPRPVRLDPALLTTNPADVLDDPEVDIVVEVIGGEDPALRFLERAIANGKHVVTANKEVIAKHGPELLRAAAAQGVAVKYEASVGGGIPIIAVFQHDLSANEIREIRAIINGTTNYILTKMAVDGSDFETALAEAQALGYAEPDPAADIDGHDAAYKLAILSSLGFHADIRPHQVFREGIRRLSARDFKYAADLGYAIKLLAIGRNTARGIEVRVHPTLIPRDQLLAKVDGVFNGIEVEGDLVGRLMLYGRGAGAEPTTSAVVADVVDLVQNLVRGVSPASTEPPRRPVVVIPMDHVSSRFYLRLIVADRAGVLAQIAREFGDHAISIASVIQVAADADAGTAELVVMTHRASESAMQQTVAAIARLPVVATVASFLRVEE